The following proteins are encoded in a genomic region of Enterocloster clostridioformis:
- the spoIIIAC gene encoding stage III sporulation protein AC, with amino-acid sequence MGVNLIFRIAAVGILVSVICQVLKHSGRDEQAFLTSLAGLVLVLFWMIPYIYDLFETMKNLFAL; translated from the coding sequence ATGGGTGTAAATCTGATATTTCGCATAGCGGCAGTAGGAATCCTGGTATCTGTCATCTGCCAGGTATTAAAGCACAGCGGCCGGGATGAGCAGGCTTTCCTTACGAGTCTGGCCGGACTGGTGCTGGTATTATTCTGGATGATACCTTACATATACGACCTGTTTGAGACAATGAAGAATCTGTTTGCGCTGTAA
- a CDS encoding SpoIIIAH-like family protein, translated as MKIKNMKQVKEHMKDMNMKRLFRRNQIIITTLAVMIAAAGYLNYAGKKDLASGNRVYEAGAMDISDEDILAENQAASLNGQAGLQEIPSLDQDPSDLDAVSGADGAQAAADTGTDQGQLAQAGDGTGVEEATQAADPGQMAAADTDSSARAGLENPGEAVLTSGMNVADYIANVQLSREQVRAKNKETLMSLINSDSIDEAAKQKAIQDMIDLTEVSEKENAAETLLMAKGFSDPVVSITKDKVDVVINAPSITDPQRAQIEDIVKRKAEVGADQIIITLLNMAE; from the coding sequence ATGAAAATCAAGAATATGAAACAGGTAAAAGAGCACATGAAGGACATGAACATGAAACGTCTCTTCCGCAGGAACCAGATCATCATCACGACACTGGCTGTCATGATTGCGGCAGCCGGATATCTGAACTATGCGGGAAAGAAGGATCTGGCAAGCGGCAACCGGGTGTATGAGGCAGGCGCCATGGACATTTCAGATGAAGATATCCTGGCGGAGAACCAGGCAGCCTCCTTAAACGGCCAGGCCGGACTACAGGAGATTCCCAGTCTGGACCAGGACCCTTCTGACCTGGATGCGGTAAGCGGCGCAGACGGCGCCCAGGCAGCGGCAGACACCGGAACAGACCAGGGACAGCTGGCCCAGGCAGGAGACGGCACAGGAGTGGAGGAGGCTACCCAGGCAGCCGATCCGGGGCAGATGGCAGCGGCAGATACGGACAGCTCCGCCCGGGCAGGATTGGAGAATCCCGGGGAAGCCGTACTGACCAGCGGCATGAACGTGGCTGATTACATAGCAAACGTACAGCTCAGCAGGGAGCAGGTGCGCGCCAAGAACAAAGAGACACTGATGAGCCTGATAAACAGTGACAGCATTGACGAAGCGGCCAAACAGAAGGCCATACAGGATATGATTGACCTGACTGAGGTTTCCGAGAAAGAAAATGCCGCAGAAACCCTCCTGATGGCAAAAGGCTTTTCAGACCCGGTTGTCAGCATTACCAAGGATAAGGTGGATGTGGTCATCAATGCGCCTTCCATTACGGATCCGCAGCGGGCCCAGATTGAGGATATCGTGAAACGCAAGGCAGAGGTGGGAGCAGATCAGATTATCATTACGCTGCTCAATATGGCAGAATAG
- a CDS encoding TRAP transporter substrate-binding protein: MRVVYRAWILMAALMVLVLGGCGGFEKPKEGTASATGQGKGVPAKKPERIYSMQIGHSQPVDNPRHQSFLLFKKLLEEKTDGGIQVDIYPAGQLGSEASMLEQVCDGTIQGFRGGQLEIVPKMLVFSLPFLCEDRTQAERLVNSEFAREISMDSLKSGATILGIGDAGGFRQFSNSVRMIRRPEDLRGLKMRSNGMDTINKTLEALGAEVMTVPYNDLYMALKAGTIDGQENPWVNSSGMRFYEVQKYFTEVNYQFHPEPFYVNTRWYESLPREYQEILEECTQEMMKENNRLIDENEVQAMENIRANAEIYTLSSEERQAFVEATQVVYEEYMENGLLTRDELARMKRIIRGEEEQDYPYR; encoded by the coding sequence ATGAGAGTAGTGTACAGGGCATGGATTCTGATGGCGGCTCTGATGGTGCTGGTACTGGGAGGATGCGGCGGTTTTGAGAAACCGAAAGAGGGGACGGCGTCTGCCACAGGACAGGGGAAGGGCGTACCGGCAAAAAAACCTGAAAGGATATACTCCATGCAGATTGGCCACTCCCAGCCTGTGGACAACCCGCGCCACCAGTCATTCCTGCTGTTTAAGAAGCTGCTGGAGGAGAAAACAGATGGAGGAATCCAGGTGGACATCTACCCTGCCGGTCAGCTGGGCAGCGAGGCATCTATGCTGGAGCAGGTCTGTGACGGAACCATACAGGGATTTCGCGGGGGGCAGCTGGAGATAGTTCCCAAGATGCTTGTGTTTTCCCTCCCCTTTCTCTGCGAAGACAGAACGCAGGCAGAGAGGCTGGTAAACTCTGAATTTGCCAGGGAAATAAGCATGGATTCCCTGAAAAGCGGCGCAACCATATTGGGAATCGGTGATGCAGGCGGATTCAGGCAGTTTTCCAACAGCGTGCGGATGATCCGCAGGCCGGAGGATTTAAGAGGGCTTAAGATGCGCTCCAACGGCATGGACACCATCAATAAAACATTGGAAGCCCTGGGAGCCGAGGTCATGACTGTTCCTTACAACGACCTGTATATGGCTTTGAAGGCAGGTACCATTGACGGTCAGGAAAATCCCTGGGTCAATTCCTCCGGGATGCGGTTTTATGAGGTCCAGAAGTATTTTACAGAGGTGAATTACCAGTTTCACCCGGAACCCTTCTACGTAAATACAAGATGGTATGAGTCTCTGCCCCGTGAGTATCAGGAGATTTTGGAGGAATGTACGCAAGAGATGATGAAGGAGAATAACCGTCTCATTGATGAGAATGAAGTGCAGGCAATGGAAAATATCCGGGCCAACGCTGAAATATACACCCTTTCCAGTGAGGAACGGCAGGCCTTTGTGGAGGCCACACAGGTGGTATATGAGGAATACATGGAGAATGGACTTCTGACCAGGGATGAGCTGGCCCGTATGAAACGAATCATCAGAGGGGAAGAAGAGCAGGATTACCCATACAGGTGA
- a CDS encoding stage III sporulation protein AF, whose protein sequence is MEAVYGWVKNIIYYMIFLSVVNNLLADSKYGKYIRFFSGMVLILLVVSPFTGGLHLDEQISSMFKSISFQNDTDDLKQDLWGMEERRLDQVIRKYEQAVAADVEAMARAEGFTCTGASVQIDGDRNSSRYGQIEGIGMVISGEKEKEKEKEKEKAEPDSWDYTGSRPVNVDAGRIDSVKVEDVELEEPPKDGGMEKTGDITEREETGDSGETERPEKTAEAKGAVADKKLNHLTGKVAQYYGLEESDIEIQWKND, encoded by the coding sequence ATGGAAGCTGTCTATGGATGGGTAAAAAACATCATATACTACATGATTTTTCTTTCAGTGGTAAATAATCTTCTGGCGGACTCCAAATATGGCAAATACATCCGCTTTTTTTCAGGAATGGTCCTGATTCTTCTGGTGGTGAGCCCATTTACAGGGGGACTGCACCTGGATGAGCAGATATCGTCCATGTTTAAATCCATTTCCTTTCAGAATGACACGGATGACTTGAAACAGGATCTTTGGGGGATGGAAGAACGGCGTCTGGACCAGGTTATCCGCAAGTATGAGCAGGCGGTGGCAGCTGATGTGGAGGCCATGGCCAGGGCGGAGGGGTTTACATGTACCGGAGCCAGCGTACAGATTGACGGTGACAGGAACAGCAGCCGTTATGGTCAGATTGAAGGTATCGGTATGGTCATCAGCGGGGAGAAGGAGAAGGAGAAGGAGAAGGAGAAGGAGAAGGCGGAGCCCGACAGCTGGGATTATACGGGGAGCAGGCCCGTGAATGTGGACGCAGGGAGGATTGACAGTGTGAAGGTCGAGGATGTGGAACTGGAGGAGCCGCCAAAAGACGGAGGAATGGAGAAAACAGGGGATATAACGGAACGGGAGGAGACCGGCGATTCCGGGGAAACGGAGCGTCCGGAAAAGACGGCGGAGGCGAAAGGCGCGGTGGCAGATAAAAAATTAAACCATTTAACAGGAAAGGTGGCGCAGTACTATGGACTGGAAGAATCGGATATCGAAATTCAGTGGAAAAATGACTAA
- a CDS encoding response regulator — MYKILIADDEELEREALRFFINESSLDIDQVIECASGTEVIKRVMLDRPDIIVLDINMPGLNGLQALEKIKSPDYRFRAVFSTAYDYFEYAVEALRLGAVDFMVKPVKKEAFINVIMRAIDELDAEAEKEYRETKLLKTLDMMESKMVNDLVLGNMPEEVLYYLDLKNISTECSGNCFCIRIQSSLDKCGRQKLYQAVRKEFDYLDLTVMFSETNHMVTAVVFCREPDVLPGIFRKMEEFLASILRQQQIAFMMGSGTPFVDVSQIEESYEKARERVGDMVAQTECGEEGTEHDRDMPREVEGICSFIQENYQKRLTLDAIASEAGFSKYYVNRLFKQYMGTTVVDYLIRIRMKKAKELLRNETYSIKQISGMVGYSEPNYFTWTFKKMEGMSPLKFRYEQAEGIREEKDGE; from the coding sequence ATGTATAAAATATTGATTGCAGATGACGAGGAACTGGAGCGGGAGGCACTGCGCTTCTTTATAAATGAATCCTCCCTGGATATAGACCAGGTCATAGAATGTGCTTCGGGAACAGAAGTTATCAAGCGGGTGATGCTCGACAGGCCGGATATAATCGTGCTTGATATCAACATGCCCGGCCTGAACGGGCTTCAGGCATTGGAAAAAATCAAAAGTCCGGATTACAGGTTCCGCGCTGTCTTTTCCACAGCATATGACTATTTTGAATATGCGGTGGAGGCCCTGCGCCTTGGGGCAGTGGATTTTATGGTAAAGCCTGTGAAAAAGGAGGCGTTTATCAATGTAATTATGCGGGCCATTGACGAGCTGGACGCGGAGGCGGAGAAGGAGTACCGTGAAACAAAGCTGTTAAAGACTCTGGACATGATGGAGAGCAAGATGGTGAATGACCTGGTTCTGGGCAATATGCCGGAGGAGGTTCTCTACTATCTGGATTTGAAAAACATTTCAACTGAGTGCAGCGGAAACTGTTTCTGCATCCGCATTCAGAGCTCTCTGGATAAATGCGGCAGACAGAAGCTGTATCAGGCTGTCAGGAAGGAGTTTGATTATCTGGACCTGACTGTTATGTTCAGCGAGACAAACCACATGGTTACGGCTGTTGTTTTCTGCCGTGAGCCGGATGTGCTGCCGGGAATTTTCCGGAAGATGGAAGAATTCCTGGCTTCGATATTAAGACAGCAGCAGATTGCCTTCATGATGGGAAGCGGAACCCCCTTTGTGGATGTAAGCCAGATAGAGGAGAGCTATGAGAAAGCCCGGGAGCGTGTGGGAGACATGGTGGCCCAGACCGAGTGCGGGGAAGAAGGCACGGAACATGACAGAGACATGCCCAGGGAGGTGGAGGGCATCTGTTCCTTCATACAGGAAAATTATCAAAAACGCCTGACGCTGGATGCCATCGCGTCGGAAGCCGGGTTCAGCAAATACTATGTAAACCGCCTTTTCAAGCAATATATGGGGACTACGGTGGTGGATTACCTGATTCGGATCCGGATGAAAAAGGCAAAGGAACTGCTGCGAAACGAGACCTACAGTATCAAGCAGATAAGCGGTATGGTGGGATATTCGGAGCCAAATTACTTTACATGGACATTTAAGAAGATGGAAGGAATGTCTCCGTTAAAGTTCCGCTATGAGCAGGCGGAAGGCATCAGAGAGGAGAAGGACGGGGAATGA
- the spoIIIAA gene encoding stage III sporulation protein AA, protein MAGREEVLKIFPRDLRTILGQVTVDFDRVQEIRMRTQKPLLLICGGREYAVKTDGSLAVGIPDPPVRDIRGSGRCQEQEPYWARAGIVTVSQAQMKETVEYMCSFSLYAAEEELRQGFITIQGGHRIGVAGRTMALGQDIRLMKSISFINIRVAHQIQGCANQVMEYLYSDDGRFLNTLVISPPRCGKTTLLRDIIRQVSDGPRTQRAGRRIPGVSVGVVDERSELGACYQGVPQNDLGMRTDVLDCCPKSQGMMMLVRSMAPQVIAVDEIGSREDVQAIEYVRNCGCSLAATIHGSSLEDIMQKPAVGELIHQGAFERMILLDCRGAAGHVASIWDGGGNVLYADGSVKEAEHGSI, encoded by the coding sequence ATGGCTGGCAGGGAAGAAGTCCTGAAAATATTTCCAAGGGACCTGCGGACAATACTTGGACAGGTTACCGTGGATTTCGACAGGGTGCAGGAGATACGGATGAGAACCCAGAAACCGCTGCTGCTTATCTGCGGCGGCCGGGAATATGCGGTTAAAACAGATGGAAGCCTGGCAGTGGGGATTCCCGATCCGCCGGTAAGGGATATCCGGGGAAGCGGCCGCTGCCAGGAACAGGAACCGTACTGGGCCAGGGCAGGAATCGTCACGGTCAGTCAGGCTCAGATGAAGGAGACCGTGGAATATATGTGCAGTTTTTCCCTCTATGCAGCGGAAGAAGAGCTGCGTCAGGGATTCATCACCATACAGGGCGGACACCGGATTGGGGTGGCAGGCAGAACCATGGCTCTTGGACAGGATATACGGCTCATGAAATCCATTTCCTTCATCAATATACGGGTAGCCCATCAGATTCAGGGCTGTGCCAACCAGGTGATGGAGTATCTGTATTCGGATGACGGCCGCTTCCTGAATACATTGGTAATATCGCCGCCCAGGTGCGGCAAGACGACTCTGCTCCGGGACATTATCCGCCAGGTCTCGGACGGACCCAGGACCCAGCGCGCCGGCAGAAGGATACCGGGGGTGTCCGTGGGGGTGGTGGATGAGCGGTCTGAGTTAGGGGCCTGCTATCAGGGGGTGCCTCAGAACGATCTGGGCATGAGAACCGATGTACTGGACTGCTGTCCAAAAAGCCAGGGCATGATGATGTTAGTAAGGTCCATGGCGCCTCAGGTCATAGCTGTGGATGAGATTGGAAGCAGGGAGGATGTACAGGCCATTGAATATGTGAGAAACTGCGGCTGTTCTCTGGCAGCCACCATCCACGGCAGTTCGCTGGAGGACATCATGCAGAAGCCGGCTGTGGGGGAACTGATTCACCAGGGAGCCTTTGAGCGGATGATACTGCTGGACTGCCGGGGAGCGGCAGGCCATGTGGCGTCTATATGGGACGGCGGTGGAAATGTCCTATATGCGGATGGGAGCGTAAAGGAGGCGGAACATGGCAGCATTTAA
- a CDS encoding SpoIIIAC/SpoIIIAD family protein has protein sequence MTIITIAAAGIATVLLAVQLKGLKGEYAAYMVMAAGAFIFFYGTGKLKDILEALERIQGYIKVNSVYLVTLLKMVGITYVAEFASGICKDAGYGSLGNQIEIFGKLSILGISMPILLALFGTLETFLG, from the coding sequence ATGACAATTATTACCATTGCGGCCGCGGGGATTGCCACGGTCCTGCTGGCGGTGCAGTTAAAGGGCTTAAAGGGAGAATACGCCGCCTACATGGTCATGGCGGCAGGCGCCTTTATCTTCTTTTACGGAACCGGAAAGTTAAAGGATATACTGGAGGCCCTGGAACGGATTCAGGGCTATATCAAGGTGAACAGCGTATATCTGGTGACGCTGCTTAAGATGGTGGGCATCACCTATGTGGCCGAATTTGCGTCAGGAATCTGCAAGGACGCGGGGTACGGTTCCCTGGGAAACCAGATTGAAATATTCGGAAAGCTGTCTATTCTGGGTATCAGTATGCCCATTCTGCTGGCACTTTTTGGGACATTGGAGACATTTTTGGGATGA
- a CDS encoding DUF6320 domain-containing protein: MKKNPQGKRWHRLDNTGKIFPMIANENLSNVFRISVTLKEEIDPGLLDRALEEVLPRFGGFKVKLKRGFFWYYFEENKRQPFVEQESSWPCRYIDPKSNQLYLFRVSYYGARINLEVFHAVTDGMGAVNFLKELTAGYLELKRGGRSRDVGPGEGESAQTEDSYLKHYRKMRTRRYSSRPALRLTGRYIPFGGQSVVHGYADTGELKAVSRKMGVSITKYLTACLIWSISRVYQEEEQEGRHIGVNLPINLRAFFGSNTASNFFAVTAIDHEPGQGRDEFEEILASVCRQMDEKIVKEKLEETISYNVSNEKKWYVRILPLFVKWLALGFIFRRNDRAHTITLSNIGLISMDREYQEDIEGFCMLIGVSERQPAKCGVCSFGDRTVITFTKVFQDSRLEECFFGRLRSDGIPVELESNGVIMPESDKGNYPVIQHGESIWKKLVLVCYGVLAVVALFLGLVNIATYDGLWWSGIAIPGIAYVGLTLRYSILRHANLGKSLLIQTVGMQILLVMIDRVLGFEGWSVNYAVPGTILFADAAVVLLIVVNRLNWQSYFMYQIAITVFSFIPLILWAAGLVTHPAMAIITVILTVGILALTIFLGDRRFKNELIRRFHL, encoded by the coding sequence ATGAAGAAGAATCCCCAGGGAAAACGGTGGCACAGGCTGGATAACACAGGTAAAATATTCCCTATGATAGCCAATGAAAACCTGAGCAACGTATTCCGTATTTCCGTAACATTAAAAGAAGAGATAGATCCTGGTCTGCTGGACCGGGCGCTGGAAGAAGTCCTGCCCCGGTTTGGCGGGTTCAAGGTGAAGCTAAAGAGGGGCTTTTTCTGGTATTACTTCGAGGAGAACAAACGCCAGCCCTTTGTTGAGCAGGAGAGCAGCTGGCCCTGCCGCTATATCGACCCCAAGAGCAACCAGCTCTACCTGTTCCGCGTAAGCTATTATGGGGCCAGAATTAATTTGGAGGTATTCCATGCGGTGACGGATGGCATGGGAGCAGTGAATTTTCTGAAGGAACTGACCGCAGGCTACCTGGAGTTAAAGCGGGGAGGCCGAAGCAGGGATGTGGGGCCGGGGGAAGGCGAGTCCGCCCAGACAGAGGACAGCTACCTGAAGCATTACCGGAAAATGCGGACCAGACGCTACAGCTCCCGTCCTGCGCTGCGCCTTACAGGGAGATATATACCCTTTGGGGGACAGAGCGTGGTTCACGGTTACGCGGACACAGGAGAGCTGAAGGCAGTGAGCCGTAAAATGGGGGTCAGTATCACGAAGTACCTGACGGCCTGCCTGATCTGGTCCATTTCCAGGGTATACCAGGAGGAAGAACAGGAGGGACGCCACATCGGTGTGAACCTTCCCATTAACCTGAGGGCCTTCTTTGGCTCCAACACAGCCTCCAACTTTTTCGCGGTGACAGCCATTGACCATGAACCCGGACAGGGCAGGGATGAATTTGAGGAGATTCTCGCATCCGTATGCAGACAGATGGACGAGAAGATTGTGAAGGAAAAGCTGGAGGAGACCATATCCTACAACGTCTCAAATGAGAAAAAATGGTATGTCCGCATCCTTCCGCTGTTTGTCAAGTGGCTGGCTCTTGGCTTCATTTTCCGCCGCAATGACAGGGCCCATACCATTACCTTATCCAATATCGGACTTATCTCCATGGACCGGGAGTATCAGGAGGATATTGAAGGGTTTTGCATGCTGATTGGCGTGTCTGAGCGCCAGCCCGCCAAATGCGGCGTGTGTTCCTTTGGTGACAGGACAGTCATTACCTTCACCAAGGTATTCCAGGATTCCAGGCTGGAGGAATGTTTTTTCGGCCGCCTGAGGTCAGACGGAATTCCGGTGGAGCTGGAGAGCAACGGCGTTATCATGCCGGAGTCGGATAAGGGGAATTATCCGGTGATTCAGCATGGCGAGAGCATATGGAAAAAACTGGTACTGGTATGCTACGGGGTATTGGCTGTGGTGGCCCTGTTTCTGGGATTGGTGAATATCGCTACCTATGACGGACTCTGGTGGTCCGGGATTGCCATACCGGGAATCGCCTATGTGGGGCTGACCCTCCGGTATTCCATCCTGCGCCATGCCAACCTGGGAAAATCACTGCTGATACAAACGGTCGGCATGCAGATTCTGCTTGTGATGATAGACCGGGTCCTGGGATTTGAGGGCTGGTCCGTCAACTATGCTGTGCCGGGAACCATACTGTTTGCGGATGCGGCCGTGGTGCTGCTCATTGTTGTAAACCGTTTGAACTGGCAGAGCTATTTCATGTACCAGATCGCTATTACGGTTTTCAGCTTTATCCCCCTGATTTTATGGGCCGCAGGGCTGGTCACGCATCCGGCCATGGCAATCATAACAGTAATACTGACCGTGGGAATCCTGGCTTTGACCATATTTCTGGGGGACAGGAGATTTAAGAACGAACTCATCAGACGGTTTCATCTGTGA
- a CDS encoding alpha/beta hydrolase: MRNKNVSIRGALVRDMIHDIMETSLGKPIQTGEFRKNPVEPAWVCPSGYEYEIIDREPFKMEYLKPEGVVTGRVVLQLHGGGYIGPMKNIYRKFSVRYSRLSYGGDVLTVDYRVAPEHPYPAALEDVIHAYQWLIKEKHYRPGQVVVAGDSAGGGLALALCLYLRDHGMPQPAGLVLMSPWADLTCSGDSYEFNFEHDPLFGNSRESMLYNSSYIGGSDPRDPYISPVFGDFRGLPPMLFQAGSHEMLLSDTLEAAQNARRAGVKRRVSVYEGMFHVFQMSMDLVPESREAWDEVARFMQIVYKIDRRPAGQIVKKVKRR; this comes from the coding sequence ATGCGTAATAAAAATGTGAGTATACGGGGGGCGCTGGTGCGTGATATGATTCACGACATCATGGAAACGTCCCTGGGAAAACCCATCCAGACAGGGGAGTTCAGGAAAAATCCCGTGGAACCGGCCTGGGTATGCCCATCTGGCTACGAGTATGAAATCATTGACAGGGAACCCTTTAAAATGGAGTATCTTAAGCCGGAGGGAGTGGTCACCGGCAGGGTGGTGCTTCAGCTTCACGGAGGCGGATATATAGGCCCCATGAAGAATATTTACAGGAAGTTTTCCGTGCGCTACAGCCGGCTCAGCTATGGCGGGGACGTGCTGACCGTGGATTACAGGGTGGCGCCGGAGCACCCTTATCCGGCGGCCCTGGAGGATGTAATTCACGCCTACCAGTGGCTGATTAAGGAAAAACACTACAGGCCGGGACAGGTGGTGGTGGCCGGTGATTCGGCGGGAGGCGGCCTGGCTCTGGCCCTGTGCCTTTACCTCAGGGACCATGGAATGCCTCAGCCCGCAGGCCTGGTACTCATGTCCCCATGGGCTGATTTGACATGCAGCGGGGACAGTTATGAGTTTAACTTTGAACATGATCCTCTCTTTGGCAATTCGCGGGAGAGCATGCTTTATAATTCCTCATACATCGGCGGGTCTGATCCCAGGGACCCTTATATATCGCCGGTATTCGGGGATTTCAGGGGCCTGCCGCCCATGCTTTTTCAGGCGGGCAGCCATGAGATGCTTTTAAGTGATACGCTGGAGGCGGCCCAAAATGCCCGGAGGGCCGGAGTGAAGCGCCGGGTGTCCGTGTATGAGGGGATGTTTCATGTGTTCCAGATGAGTATGGACCTGGTTCCGGAGAGCCGGGAGGCCTGGGATGAGGTGGCCCGGTTCATGCAGATTGTATACAAGATTGACAGGAGGCCCGCGGGGCAGATTGTAAAGAAGGTAAAGAGAAGATGA
- a CDS encoding stage III sporulation protein AB, which yields MAAFKWTGAILVLFSAGGLGIWSAMQWKGRLRMLEILRQMIYFLKGEITYSRAPLAEALERVGKREPGPLGGLFEAAAEGIYMQEGESLQEIWRRQVMDLNTDGGRIPLVQEDLEQLAHLGEHLGYLDVDMQERTLKLYLEQLDLTIDYLRQNQREKCRLYTSLGIMGGMFLVIVMF from the coding sequence ATGGCAGCATTTAAGTGGACAGGGGCAATTCTGGTGCTGTTTTCCGCAGGCGGACTGGGAATCTGGTCTGCCATGCAGTGGAAAGGGCGGCTGAGGATGCTGGAGATCCTCAGACAGATGATATATTTCTTAAAAGGCGAGATTACATACAGCCGGGCACCGCTGGCAGAAGCCCTGGAGCGGGTGGGGAAACGGGAGCCGGGACCACTGGGGGGCCTGTTTGAGGCCGCGGCGGAGGGAATATATATGCAGGAGGGAGAATCCCTTCAGGAGATATGGAGGCGCCAGGTGATGGACCTGAATACAGACGGGGGCCGGATTCCCCTGGTACAGGAGGATTTGGAACAGCTGGCCCATCTGGGGGAACATCTGGGATATCTGGATGTGGACATGCAGGAGCGGACCCTTAAGCTGTATCTGGAACAGCTGGATTTGACCATTGATTATCTCAGACAGAACCAGAGGGAGAAATGCAGGCTGTATACAAGCCTGGGAATCATGGGAGGGATGTTTCTTGTGATTGTAATGTTCTGA
- a CDS encoding stage III sporulation protein AE: MKRWMKWGVRSAVLWGLAVLFAGVPGWTGSPVYGASAGGQLEGQPEEQRQEQRQGQWRGQPEEQWRGQPEVQGTETGVDQALQDMGLQDEMEGLQQFLDDVMGQQDGEMEGLSFWGLMKELMKGNLKGILGQTGMGLKNALFSQVDRGGQMLFQVAAIGLIGAVFTNVSSVFKGGQISDTGFFVTYLLLFTCLAASFSASLQVAAQVMEQILEFMKLLMPAYYMAVAFSGGSMSALALYECMLGAVTGVQWLCSTVLLSMVRIYVLMVLGSHVAKEALLSKLTELLEQAVVWSLRTLTGLVVGFHLIQAMILPYADAAGQAGMKRLMEMIPGLGQGAGAMAQMVLGSGVLIKNTMGAAAVVVLAVISAVPVMKLTVLMVMYQCVAAVMQPVCDKRVVSCVAGVSKGHKLLLQIVLYSMFLFMIAIAVTCASTNVNYFAS, translated from the coding sequence ATGAAGAGATGGATGAAATGGGGAGTCAGGAGCGCGGTTCTATGGGGGCTTGCGGTGCTGTTTGCCGGTGTCCCGGGATGGACAGGCAGCCCTGTTTACGGAGCTTCGGCGGGAGGGCAGCTGGAGGGACAGCCGGAAGAACAGCGGCAGGAGCAGCGGCAGGGACAATGGCGGGGACAGCCGGAAGAGCAGTGGCGGGGACAGCCGGAAGTTCAGGGCACAGAGACAGGCGTGGACCAGGCATTGCAGGATATGGGGCTTCAGGATGAGATGGAGGGGCTTCAGCAGTTTCTGGACGATGTTATGGGGCAGCAGGACGGGGAAATGGAAGGACTTTCCTTCTGGGGACTGATGAAGGAGCTGATGAAAGGAAACCTGAAGGGTATCCTGGGACAGACCGGAATGGGACTTAAGAATGCTCTGTTCTCGCAGGTGGACAGGGGCGGCCAGATGCTGTTTCAGGTGGCTGCCATTGGTCTGATTGGAGCTGTGTTTACCAATGTTTCTTCCGTATTTAAGGGCGGCCAGATTTCAGACACGGGTTTTTTCGTTACATATCTCCTGCTGTTTACATGTCTGGCAGCCAGTTTTTCCGCCAGCCTGCAGGTGGCTGCCCAGGTGATGGAACAGATACTGGAATTCATGAAGCTGCTCATGCCGGCCTACTATATGGCAGTGGCGTTTTCCGGCGGCAGCATGAGCGCCTTGGCACTGTATGAGTGTATGCTGGGCGCGGTGACAGGGGTACAATGGCTGTGCAGTACCGTCCTGCTGTCCATGGTCAGGATTTATGTGCTCATGGTACTGGGCAGCCATGTGGCGAAGGAGGCGCTGCTGTCAAAGCTGACTGAGCTGCTGGAGCAGGCCGTGGTGTGGAGTCTGCGGACCTTAACCGGGCTGGTGGTGGGATTTCATCTCATACAGGCCATGATACTTCCCTATGCCGACGCGGCAGGCCAGGCGGGAATGAAACGGCTCATGGAAATGATTCCGGGGCTGGGCCAGGGGGCGGGAGCCATGGCCCAGATGGTTCTGGGGTCAGGGGTGCTGATTAAGAATACAATGGGAGCCGCGGCTGTGGTGGTACTGGCTGTTATATCCGCTGTTCCGGTGATGAAACTGACGGTCCTCATGGTTATGTACCAGTGCGTGGCCGCCGTGATGCAGCCTGTGTGCGACAAACGGGTGGTGTCCTGCGTGGCGGGCGTGTCCAAAGGACATAAGCTGCTGCTACAGATTGTGCTTTACTCCATGTTTCTGTTCATGATAGCCATAGCTGTCACATGCGCGTCCACCAATGTAAATTATTTTGCCTCGTAA